Proteins found in one Arthrobacter sp. U41 genomic segment:
- the gluQRS gene encoding tRNA glutamyl-Q(34) synthetase GluQRS yields MTSAGRFAPSPSGELHVGNLRTAILAWLFARSTGRRFLMRVEDLDRARSGAEAEQLRDLAAIGITWDGGVIRQTDRGHLYTAAIDRLTSAGLTYECFCTRREIHEAPSAPHAPQGAYPGTCRNLSAAEREAKRAVRPAAIRLRAAVAEAEVRDVLHGIYTGVVDDFVLRRNDGVTAYNLAVVVDDAAQGVDQVVRGDDLLPSTPRQVYLASLLNMPVPEYAHVPLVLNADGARLAKRDGAVTLADLAAAGVPVDKVRDALLASLGLPAGPLEHALAAFQPAALPREPWTWPGMAGRDA; encoded by the coding sequence ATGACCTCTGCCGGCCGCTTCGCTCCCAGCCCCTCCGGCGAACTGCATGTGGGCAACCTCCGCACCGCCATCCTCGCCTGGCTCTTCGCCCGGTCCACCGGCAGGCGGTTCCTGATGCGCGTCGAGGACCTGGACCGCGCCCGGTCCGGCGCCGAGGCGGAGCAGCTCCGGGACCTGGCCGCGATCGGCATCACGTGGGACGGCGGTGTCATCCGCCAGACCGACCGCGGGCACCTTTATACTGCAGCGATCGACCGCCTGACTTCGGCAGGTCTGACCTACGAGTGCTTCTGCACCCGCCGGGAAATCCACGAGGCGCCGTCGGCGCCGCACGCCCCGCAGGGAGCCTATCCGGGCACGTGCCGGAACCTGTCCGCGGCGGAGCGTGAGGCGAAGCGTGCCGTCCGGCCCGCGGCGATCCGGCTCCGGGCCGCCGTCGCCGAAGCGGAGGTCCGGGACGTCCTGCATGGCATCTATACGGGCGTGGTGGATGACTTTGTGCTCCGCCGCAACGACGGCGTGACCGCCTACAATCTGGCCGTCGTTGTGGACGACGCCGCCCAGGGCGTCGATCAGGTGGTGCGCGGTGACGACCTGCTGCCGTCAACGCCCCGGCAGGTCTATCTCGCCTCGCTACTGAATATGCCTGTCCCGGAATATGCACACGTTCCGCTCGTGCTGAACGCCGACGGCGCCCGGCTGGCCAAGCGCGACGGCGCCGTCACGCTCGCGGATCTAGCGGCCGCCGGAGTCCCCGTGGACAAGGTGCGGGACGCGCTGCTGGCCTCCCTCGGTTTGCCGGCCGGGCCGCTGGAACACGCGCTGGCCGCGTTCCAGCCCGCCGCGCTGCCGCGGGAGCCCTGGACCTGGCCGGGGATGGCCGGGCGCGACGCGTAG
- a CDS encoding Lrp/AsnC family transcriptional regulator, translating into MQELDATDRRILLALDGDPRLPIMVLAQKLGLARGTVQSRLERMTASGALRPNSSRVLPSALGRGVAASVSAELDQSHLNEAIAALRNIPEVLECHAPAGETDLLIRVVAKSPDDLYRVSEEIRLCPGIVRTSTSMFLREVIPYRTTGLLGT; encoded by the coding sequence TTGCAGGAACTCGACGCGACGGACCGGCGAATCCTCCTCGCTCTCGACGGGGATCCCCGGCTGCCGATCATGGTGCTGGCCCAAAAGCTGGGCCTGGCCCGCGGCACCGTGCAGTCGCGTCTGGAGCGGATGACGGCGTCGGGCGCGCTCCGGCCCAACAGCAGCCGTGTGCTGCCCTCGGCGCTGGGCCGGGGTGTGGCGGCGTCGGTGAGCGCGGAGCTGGATCAGAGCCACCTGAACGAGGCGATCGCTGCGCTGCGGAACATCCCCGAGGTACTCGAATGCCATGCCCCGGCCGGCGAGACGGACCTGCTGATCCGGGTGGTGGCGAAAAGCCCGGACGATCTGTACCGCGTCTCGGAGGAAATCCGGCTCTGCCCGGGAATCGTCCGGACCTCCACGAGCATGTTCCTGCGCGAAGTCATCCCCTACCGGACCACGGGGCTGCTCGGCACCTGA
- a CDS encoding Lrp/AsnC family transcriptional regulator codes for MIDHLDRSILRYLKEDGRMTATALAAKVGLTVAPCHRRLRDLEASGVIRGYRADIDPAAVGLGFEAIVFVTLRQVDRATMEIFENRVADNPNIVEAQRLFGSPDYLLKVIAEDLPAYQRFYDSELTSLPGVERLTSTLVMKNLKTNIGPPV; via the coding sequence GTGATTGACCACTTGGACAGAAGTATTTTGCGCTACCTCAAAGAGGACGGCCGCATGACGGCGACTGCCCTCGCCGCGAAGGTGGGATTGACCGTGGCACCCTGCCACCGGCGGCTCCGCGACCTGGAGGCATCCGGCGTCATCCGCGGCTACCGGGCGGACATCGATCCGGCCGCCGTCGGTCTCGGGTTCGAGGCGATCGTGTTCGTCACGCTTCGCCAGGTGGACCGGGCAACGATGGAGATCTTCGAGAACCGCGTGGCTGACAACCCGAACATCGTCGAGGCGCAGCGGCTGTTCGGTTCCCCTGACTACCTGCTGAAAGTCATCGCCGAGGATCTGCCCGCCTACCAGCGTTTCTACGACAGCGAGCTGACTTCGCTGCCCGGCGTCGAACGGTTGACCTCGACGCTGGTGATGAAGAACCTGAAAACCAATATCGGGCCACCGGTGTAA
- a CDS encoding LysE family translocator, whose protein sequence is MNPQLFLAFLVVAGALACTPGVDWAYSITAGLKQRSFVPAVAGLCGGYVLHTVLLVAGLAALLTGIPGVLGWLTVAGAAYLLWLGLATIRSWRGASFGGAEVRAPANQFRTFLQGMGTSGINPKGLLFYVALVPQFVSPEAPLPVPVQSGLLGLTFVLLVAVVYSCVALLARRLLHSRPGAARRVTLASGIIMVALGAVLLSEQIVPLLGQALARS, encoded by the coding sequence ATGAATCCGCAGCTTTTCCTCGCCTTTCTGGTGGTCGCCGGCGCCCTTGCCTGCACTCCGGGGGTGGACTGGGCCTACTCCATCACCGCGGGCCTGAAGCAGCGCAGCTTCGTGCCCGCCGTCGCGGGACTCTGTGGCGGTTATGTGCTGCACACTGTGCTCCTGGTCGCGGGGCTGGCGGCCCTACTCACCGGAATTCCGGGCGTGCTGGGGTGGCTGACGGTCGCCGGCGCGGCCTACCTGCTCTGGCTCGGTCTCGCGACCATCCGGTCCTGGCGCGGAGCGAGTTTTGGCGGCGCAGAGGTGCGGGCCCCGGCGAACCAGTTCCGGACCTTCCTGCAGGGCATGGGCACCAGCGGCATCAACCCGAAGGGCCTGCTGTTCTACGTGGCCCTGGTGCCGCAGTTTGTCAGCCCGGAGGCGCCGCTGCCGGTGCCGGTGCAGTCCGGGCTGCTTGGCCTGACGTTTGTTCTGCTGGTTGCCGTGGTCTACAGCTGCGTTGCCTTGCTGGCACGCAGGCTGCTGCACTCCCGGCCCGGGGCGGCGCGGCGGGTGACACTCGCCAGCGGCATCATCATGGTCGCGCTGGGCGCCGTACTGCTGTCCGAGCAGATCGTCCCGCTCCTGGGCCAGGCCCTCGCGCGCAGCTGA
- a CDS encoding nuclear transport factor 2 family protein, translating to MRDAAARWMQHYITAWTSNEPEDIRALFTEDAVYSTRPDDPEPWTGREQIVERWIAAHDEPGDWTFEWKLLGVDGGRAFVQGRTDYRGDSRSYDNLWVIQLTGDGRATEFTEWYMPRR from the coding sequence ATGAGAGATGCCGCAGCGCGCTGGATGCAGCACTACATCACGGCCTGGACGTCGAACGAGCCGGAAGATATCAGGGCCCTCTTCACCGAAGACGCCGTGTACTCCACCCGCCCGGACGATCCCGAACCCTGGACCGGGCGCGAGCAGATCGTCGAGCGCTGGATCGCCGCACATGATGAGCCGGGGGACTGGACGTTCGAGTGGAAACTTCTGGGGGTCGACGGCGGGAGGGCCTTCGTGCAGGGCCGCACCGACTACCGCGGCGACAGCCGCAGCTACGACAACCTGTGGGTCATCCAGCTCACGGGGGACGGCCGCGCCACGGAATTCACCGAGTGGTACATGCCTCGCAGGTGA
- a CDS encoding DUF456 domain-containing protein has protein sequence MNPETVVTILCGLAILVGVAGTVIPVLPGSILIGLSLLAWAIWGGAGTTGWVVFGIGLVFVLAGMAASAVLTGRKLKQHSIPGRSVMAGLVVGVVGMFIIPVVGLFVGFAAGLLLSELHRTRVFGTAVASSWAALKATGLGMIVEFGLACLAASTWVIGLWVAAAA, from the coding sequence ATGAACCCCGAAACCGTCGTGACGATCCTGTGCGGCCTCGCCATCCTGGTGGGTGTGGCCGGCACCGTCATTCCCGTGCTTCCCGGCAGCATCCTCATCGGCCTGAGCCTGCTGGCCTGGGCCATCTGGGGCGGCGCCGGAACCACCGGCTGGGTGGTGTTCGGGATCGGCCTGGTCTTCGTGCTGGCCGGGATGGCCGCCAGCGCGGTCCTGACCGGCCGGAAACTCAAACAGCACAGCATTCCCGGGCGCTCGGTGATGGCCGGGCTGGTCGTCGGTGTCGTGGGAATGTTCATCATTCCCGTGGTGGGCCTGTTCGTCGGTTTCGCCGCCGGTCTGCTGCTGAGCGAACTGCACCGCACGCGCGTCTTCGGCACCGCCGTGGCATCGAGTTGGGCCGCACTGAAGGCCACCGGACTGGGAATGATCGTGGAGTTCGGACTCGCCTGCCTCGCCGCCAGCACCTGGGTGATCGGCCTCTGGGTGGCCGCCGCGGCCTAG
- a CDS encoding NAD(P)-dependent malic enzyme, translating to MSIETIIPNDATSPAEPAAAISDEEIFASHQGGKLSISSTVPLDSKRDLSIAYTPGVAQVSRAIAANPELAKTLTWAQRLVVVVSDGTAVLGLGDIGASASLPVMEGKSALFKAFGELDSIPLVLNTTNVDEIVETLVRLRPSFGAVNLEDVSAPRCFELEEKLIEALDCPVMHDDQHGTAIVVLAALTGAAKVTGRELEKLRVVVSGAGAAGIAVAQMLLTAGITDVVLLDSRGVINSERADIAADPASKKAQLARSGNPRGVSGGPAEALLDADVFIGVSSSKLAEDHLKLMSQDSIVFALSNPDPEVLPEVASKYAAVVATGRSDFPNQINNVLAFPGIFRGALDAGARRITPAMKLAAARAIAALAEEDLSADYIVPSPLDPRVAPAVSAAVAAAVEAE from the coding sequence GTGTCCATTGAAACGATTATCCCCAACGACGCCACCTCCCCCGCAGAGCCCGCAGCGGCGATCAGCGACGAGGAAATTTTCGCATCCCACCAGGGCGGCAAGCTTTCAATTTCCAGCACCGTGCCGCTCGACAGCAAGCGCGACCTTTCCATCGCCTACACACCCGGAGTAGCCCAGGTCAGCCGCGCAATCGCCGCCAACCCGGAACTCGCCAAGACCCTCACCTGGGCGCAGCGCCTCGTGGTCGTCGTCAGCGACGGCACGGCCGTCCTCGGCCTTGGCGACATCGGCGCAAGTGCCTCGCTGCCCGTAATGGAGGGCAAGTCAGCCCTGTTCAAGGCCTTCGGCGAGCTCGACTCCATCCCGTTGGTACTCAACACCACCAACGTCGACGAAATCGTGGAGACCCTGGTCCGCCTGCGTCCGAGCTTCGGCGCCGTCAACCTCGAGGATGTCTCGGCGCCGCGTTGCTTCGAACTCGAAGAGAAGCTCATCGAGGCCCTCGACTGCCCCGTGATGCACGATGACCAGCACGGCACCGCCATCGTCGTCCTGGCGGCCCTGACCGGCGCGGCCAAGGTGACCGGACGCGAACTCGAGAAGCTGCGCGTAGTCGTCTCCGGCGCCGGCGCAGCCGGGATCGCCGTCGCGCAGATGCTGCTCACCGCAGGGATCACCGACGTTGTACTGCTTGATTCCCGCGGCGTCATCAACAGCGAGCGTGCGGACATCGCCGCCGATCCCGCCAGCAAGAAGGCCCAGCTGGCCCGGAGCGGAAACCCGCGCGGTGTCTCCGGCGGACCCGCCGAGGCGCTGCTGGACGCCGACGTGTTCATCGGCGTTTCCTCGTCCAAACTGGCCGAGGACCACCTCAAGCTCATGAGCCAGGACTCCATCGTGTTCGCCCTGTCCAACCCGGATCCCGAAGTCCTGCCGGAGGTCGCAAGCAAGTACGCGGCCGTCGTCGCCACCGGCCGCAGCGACTTCCCGAACCAGATCAACAACGTCCTCGCGTTCCCCGGCATCTTCCGCGGGGCCCTTGACGCCGGCGCGCGCCGGATCACGCCGGCCATGAAGCTGGCTGCGGCCCGCGCCATCGCCGCACTGGCCGAAGAGGACCTCTCCGCGGACTACATCGTCCCCAGCCCGCTGGACCCGCGGGTGGCGCCGGCAGTTTCCGCCGCCGTCGCCGCGGCGGTTGAAGCAGAGTAG
- a CDS encoding helix-turn-helix domain-containing protein, which translates to MPEIHSELPPMAPPPTLPRQRLRYTRILDVAAGFARKGLDSVVLSEVADRADVPLGTLYRYFPSATQLMLALYRKQLAELHAANSPAAAGAGAAGSSAKKSAGRSAKASAATTKGAVPAHALVGVAMEIFHMRLMQPAVEQCLSRAVYTKDTDTTRLLREIDTTAEKAVTAVSGDAAISRVLLLAVTGLVQSVRCRRLSLFEAEEDLKKACFLLTSGRQTA; encoded by the coding sequence ATGCCTGAAATTCACTCAGAACTTCCACCAATGGCCCCGCCGCCAACCCTGCCCAGGCAACGGCTCCGCTACACCCGGATCCTCGACGTCGCCGCGGGCTTCGCCCGCAAGGGCCTGGACTCCGTGGTCCTCTCCGAAGTCGCCGACAGGGCGGACGTTCCGCTGGGGACCCTCTACCGCTACTTTCCCTCCGCCACCCAGCTGATGCTGGCGCTCTATCGGAAGCAGCTCGCGGAACTGCACGCAGCCAACTCGCCGGCCGCCGCAGGGGCCGGCGCGGCGGGCTCATCCGCGAAGAAGTCCGCAGGGCGCTCCGCGAAGGCTTCCGCGGCGACCACCAAGGGCGCCGTTCCGGCCCACGCGCTCGTCGGCGTAGCAATGGAAATCTTCCACATGCGCCTTATGCAGCCGGCTGTTGAGCAGTGCCTGAGCAGGGCCGTTTACACCAAGGACACGGACACCACGAGGCTGCTGCGCGAGATCGACACCACCGCCGAGAAGGCCGTCACGGCCGTGAGCGGCGACGCCGCCATCTCGCGGGTGCTGCTGCTGGCCGTCACTGGACTGGTCCAGTCCGTCCGCTGCCGCCGACTTTCCCTGTTCGAGGCGGAGGAGGACCTCAAAAAGGCCTGCTTCCTGCTGACATCCGGCCGTCAGACGGCGTAA